Below is a window of Ciona intestinalis chromosome 5, KH, whole genome shotgun sequence DNA.
TAATTGAGAAAATGGTTGGATCTGCTTTATTTGGCTTAAAGTATATTCCTGTGTTCAATTACTTTGAAAGTGTAAGTTAAAtgtgttaattaaaacatcattagagtctataaatattcatcatgcacccctgatttcTTTAACGTAATACTAATGTTGTTTCTCTGttcccagtgatgcaagatatagaattcatataaaaaactgtggctaaatttgttaaaaatgttcaaaactaaatattaatTCTAAGAATGTTGAaatttgtgatgcacccttgtatacctttttgtactggtgcacccctggcatgTTTTTGTGCACTCTTGGGTGAAACGTGCACACCGGTTAAAGAGCACTGATTTAGAATGTTTGTCTAAATAGTCTATCATATTTCCCATGGTTTAAATGGTATAGGAATAGGATGATATTGCCCGTTATAGTTTCCCAAACTACCAAGATTTACACCAGGAATGGGAAAAGCAGATATTTATGGcctatacaaaatataacagtgCAGTACTCTTATATTGAGCTATTCctatattacaatattttgtaatgaaTTATTGAATATTGATATTTTGCTACCCTggttactttaatatttttcaaccttAAATTTCgcttaataataaatatatatataatcaaataagtatattaatatactgttgtctttgaaaaaatgatcattatattttctagcTGAAGGAAACTGCTTTTAAAGTGTTAACAGACACTTATGTAACGGACGATAGTGGTACGGGTGTTGTTCACCAAGCTCCCTACTTTGGCGCGGTAAGTCACtaaatgttaataaaactattacCTTGTAAGTGATATAAAAAACCTTtcaagtaataaaataaaaaatctccctgcaattgataaaataaaaaaaatttaccgtACAAGCGTTTTTTTATACTCTAATTGGGTGAGAACCTTAAGCTTGAAATGCCAGGGTAACTTGGATGTAGACAATGGCagacatttaattaaataaagtaatattataatattaatattcgtttGTTTCCTTCCCTTTCTGTAATTTTGAATTTGTTCACTGTTGGATATAGATAGGCAGGAGACAATATGGCATGTGACCAGTGTAATTAATAAGGCTTGCTGTAGGAACACTATGTGCTATCCATTTCAACAatgaagttttattaaaattatattgtgtttgtggTTACATAGTTTTAAGTTTCCATGTTCtacttgtatttaaatataaacactgTTAGGTTAAAAGTTTAAggggtattcatacacccgacagtgttttatgtattctCTAAAACCTTTTATAGTTATAGTgttgacttttttttaaagtagggactttattacattttaggACGACTACCGTGTTTGCTTGGCAAACAACGTGTTTAAGAAAGATGGAATTCCCATTTGTCCCGTGGATGCAAGTGGAAAGTTTACAAGTGATGTCACAGATTTCCAGGGAATGTATGTTAAGGTATGACCCGGTGAAGTCActcataaaattttattaaaattttaacaattctaTATTGCACTGAATGTATGGTATCGGGTTTTAAATAATGGCTTTTTGAGATAGGTAGATGTCATTGAAACCAGATATGCCACTGGTCTGTACTGTTCACCTATAACTAAATTTTATAGTATTCTAATTCCTGTGGCAAATTTCTGGCCAAAAAAGGgtatacccacaaagtaacatagatggtaactcgtaagctggcacgtggtgtatgaaatattctataaagactgtcatttTACGGCTGcgcaaggataaaataagttacattcattacatttatatgttttaactacACAGTAAATCAgggcatttttaaaaatggagTAAAATTATGGaccaaattatatttttgttgttataggATGCTGACAAGCATATATGCAAACACCTGAAGCAGAACAATCGTTTAGTGCATCAGAGCACCACTAAGCATAACTATCCATTCTGCTGGAGATCTGACACACCACTCATTTATAAAGCTGTTCCAAGCTGGTTCATCAGGGTGGAAAACATTACGGATAAATTATTGGAAAATAATGCTCAGTGTTATTGGTGAGAGTgaattgttaaacataaaaaagtgttagattattttgaaattaaattctgttcaatatgagtgaggtcttaAGGCTAATACCTTAATAAGTATAATGCTTGttgcaaatttgtttttccaaATGGAGAAACTCTACTGTTGAATGTCGACAATAGGCAATAGCCATGtagcattatttttatttgtttatattccatgcaaaaaaatttaaacattaaaaaatcattttagtttaaatataccCTTTTACTTCATGCCccaacttttatttgtaatgtACAGTCAGACACGCCTCTATAATTATAGTACCTGCAAAAATTGTAAtgtacaatattttcaaaatggcTGTGCTTTTATTACTTTATCTGGACACATACATGTTTTTGCTTTATTACTTATATGCTTAAATGCTCCTATTTTAGGGTACctgattttataaaagaaaagcGCTTTGCAAATTGGTTGCGAGACGCCCATGACTGGGCAGTATCAAGGAACCGATACTGGGGAACCCCCATCCCGATATGGGTGAGTGAAGACTTGGAGGAAATTGTTTGTATCGGGTCGATCGATGAACTTGCTCAACTCAGTGGGGTTCGTGTAACTGACTTGCACAGAGAAAGGTGTGtataactgtatatatatgtttatatactttACATATAAAGtgctgtaaaatattaatattaaaagttgtAATTAACCTTGATGATATCAGCAAGTGGTCAAGCAAAATGTTgggtttcaaaatatttaaagctaTTCTTTTTTGTGCCAGAAAAGCAGtttttcaaataataataaattctgtgtaataaattcaatatttagTAGGTTTTTACACCTCTTTACACCTTATTTACTggcagttttattttaaagtgtttttttacccaACTGGTTAAACAATAGTATATCTAAacgtaacaatatatacattttcatAGTTTAGATTAGTCAAGATATATTTAAGCAAGTTGTCACCCAAATTACCCTCCAATTATTCTCAACACAGTGTTGATGATATCACCATACCATCACGCATGGGTAAAGGGGTTTTACGTCGTATTCCAGAAGTATTTGATTGTTGGTTTGAAAGTGGAGCAATGCCGTACGCCCAACTTCATTATCCTTTTgaggtattttgtttttggacatttttgtatttgtgACAATTCTAAATTGTTCAGTGAAAAGAAATACCAgagacctaggatttaggttCAAACTGGCCCGTTTTACCAgagtgtttatatattttgataactgactaataaattaaaacgtaACCTATCTTCCCACCAATGTGTCTTcgtaaaaacaactaaaatttaagcctaattcaataattaatatttaaacaaaacccaACATAAGCTATccttataaatttttaacacagcatatgaaaaaactttttcagAACAAGAAAGAATTTGAGGAGGGATTTCCAGCAGACTTCATCGCTGAAGGGATTGACCAGACCAGGGGTTGGTTTTACACGTTGCTGGTTCTTTCAACTGGTTTATTTGGAAAACCTCCGTTCAAAAATCTAATTGTGAATGGGCTTGTACTGGCAAGGTCAAATAatgagtttttgtttaaacttaatcatatgtaacttatgaaACAGTAAATTGGATTTGCTTCAATGtctgttaaaagtaaaatggtAGGTCcatttccaaactttttttaaaactgagaaataaaatttaaatattgttaaaaaagttgcataatttaaaaatttcagaACTCTTTGTTTTAGCATAAAATTAAAGTCCAAAAATTGAGAACAATATTTTCGAATTAACTTTCTGGGTTAAAATTGCCAACTTTAAATCTGGCTTTAACCTATTGGGGTACTAGtgtatttaaatacttttgttaACATATCACAGTGATGGGCAAAAGATGAGCAAACGTAAGAAAAACTACCCAGACCCGATGGAAATTATATCTCAGTATGGTGCAGATGCTCTTCGCTTATATCTTATCAATTCTCCAGTAGTTCGAGCTGAAAACCTTAGGTTTCAGGTACAACatgaaaaactttaataaaaaatttaaaaatgaaagtataccaataaataaagctttttttctatgtaggtatttaatttattttttgactaAAGTGAaaatttgaagaaataaataactatatgtatatttatatataatagttttattattttccaatttttttgttcaaaatgaCGTTTTACCAATGTTGatctatatatgtttattataaaatttagagCAGCTGAATTtacaaatctttttatttctacAGTCTAATGGTGTTCGTGATATTTTGAAAGATGTCTTCTTGCCCTGGTATAATGCATATAGGTTCCTTATTCAAAACATTATCAGGTAGGAATGTAAttatgattatgttttaaaatatttattattatcttACGTGTTAGGATTTCTgttgtaaatttttgttttaccttccaaaattttcaaccaaatttaataacatggtcataaaacaaccaaaaatgttttgtgttattttcacattttctatgttttagaTTAGAAAAAGAAGAGAGTGCCACTTTTTCTTACAAAGATGAAGATCTTGGATCATCCAGCAACATCATGGATCAGTGGATCCTCTCATCCATGCAAAGTCTTCTTCAGTTTGTCAAGCAGGAGATGCATGGTAATAAGATACTGTTATATGGATTATTATTAACAACAGTTAATATGGACATACACAATTCTAAAAgtgctttttaaaaaactgataACATGTTCACATTTTCCTTATCgggaaattgttttttttttgtattgaagTACTAGTTTTGTTGGTATTatcatataaattttaaaaatctatagTTCATCTTTTATAGCCTAATCACCCagacttaaaatatttgagtGACCTAATGaacattatacaaaaaatactacTTAGTCACTTTCACCCAActgtaatatttttctttaagcCAAGTTGTTATCCCCAGGTTTCCAAACTTCTAACTCGTATAAATTCATTGCACTAATATATTGCAGGTTACAAGTTGTACACTGTTGTTCCAAAACTTGTACGTTTTGTTGAGTTACTTACCAACTGGTATGTGCGATCAAATAGAAAAAGATTGAAGGTACTagtttatacatttttgttgTGGTGTTATTCAGTTTCTGTTAgacaaaatagtttaaaaactgttatttCTTGAATCCTTTTAAAGTTATTctgtatacaatatacatacctatatatcattttatttaggTTTCTTGTATAATGATatagcatatagtagggtgggggatgatgggacaccttttcattctgttttatttcgCCCCATTTGagggtaaacaaagaacattccaagaattataaaactgtcttctcatgactcccacatagaccattgttaattgtttaaaacaccataataatatattggatattatgtgctaaaggtttcccatctcccccacctactatacacattaaaacaagtttgacTACCTgttactaaataaaaacaataactaaTCCAAATTTACTTCAAGGGTGATGGGGGTTTGGAAGATTGCCAGAAAGCTTTACAGACTTTGTTCAGTGTCATATTTACCATCACCCGAACTATGGTAAAAATACtaataaattttacttgtATCTAGTTTACTAATACGTACTTCTTTTGCATAACTTCTGTAGTCAAATgagtttaatgttaaatttatgcagaaaatataaactaattgTTGTACTAATTCAggccaaaaaaatatatatatatatatatatatatatagttgttcTATcccgaaaaaaataaaagttttccATTCCAGATGTCACCTATGACGGCCAGTCAGAgtctaatttaatatattaattcaagccattaaatttgttaatttatataaattataacatcTAAAATCAACAGGCACCGTTCACACCTTTCCTTACTGAACAAATGTATCAGAACCTACGTCGGATTATTCCACATTTACAATCGGATGATTGTAGGAGTATCCATTACTTGATGCTGCCTCAACCAAAGTATGTATGCTGTTGTATAGTCTAAATAgtgaatgggggaagatgggacgctttttattctattttctcgtcctaattagtagtaaacaaggaacattcaaagaattctaaaacatgatcaagatgcttaattattattagctaaaggtgttccgtcttacCCAAAAGACTGTATACTTTATGTGGTTATAGTAACAAGGTAAGGATACAATGACTTGAAGCAACTTTAAAACACCACAGACACGctgaagaaaaaatattttgcaaaatttttggtttaaacacTGTACACtcaataaataacaatttgtACTTgttagatttataaaaaaaaacataaaaaaaacatatataaccttttaacatttatataattaaaaaaagttttgcttttatacatattttgttaagtttGCTTGTATGTATTATGAGTTATATAAGTAattatcaatttttatttcctCAGGGAAAGTTTAATCAATGTAAAGATAGAGAAAGCAGTCTCGCGAATGCAAACGGTGATTGAGCTTGCAAGAGTTATTCGGGATCGAAAAACCATGCCAACTAaggtgaaacatttttttatatttaaacaatttttgtttgcaaaaacaattatacagtaggtttggggaagatggaacacattttcattctattttctgtcccatttggcagtaaacaaaaacatttaaaggatTTTAAAACCGTTTCATCACAACtgccatagaccattgttaattgttaaaaattgatCTGGATActgattttatgtgctaaaggtgtcccaggTTCCCCCAACCTgccatatattttttacaaaaaaatgtttttctttacaaaaacattgatacaaaaaaatcagttcGTATTTTTGTACTGTCActacaaaatttattaaatttttacgCAGTTTATTAATTTGTATGAATAGAGTGTTACAAatttccattaaaaaaatatatatatttctagtACCCCCTTCCTGAGCTAGTGGTGATCCATAAAGATCCTGAATACCTTGCTGATGTTGTAAGTTTGCAAAGTTACGTAACGGATGAATT
It encodes the following:
- the LOC100187404 gene encoding isoleucine--tRNA ligase, cytoplasmic, producing the protein MVEPVPEKLDFPKEEEKILAIWKEIDAFKTSLKQSKGKPRYAFYDGPPFATGLPHYGHILAGTIKDIVTRFAHQSGFHVDRKFGWDCHGLPVEYEIDKSLGIKGPEDVAKIGIAEYNRQCRSIVMRYASQWELIVNRLGRWIDFENDYKTLYPWFMESVWWVFKQLFDKGFVYRGFKVMPFSTGCHTPLSNFEANQNYKDVNDPAVIISFPLVKDPNVKLIAWTTTPWTLPSNLALCVNPKMTYVKVEDQATGSVYILMEARLVALYKNESEYKVIEKMVGSALFGLKYIPVFNYFESLKETAFKVLTDTYVTDDSGTGVVHQAPYFGADDYRVCLANNVFKKDGIPICPVDASGKFTSDVTDFQGMYVKDADKHICKHLKQNNRLVHQSTTKHNYPFCWRSDTPLIYKAVPSWFIRVENITDKLLENNAQCYWVPDFIKEKRFANWLRDAHDWAVSRNRYWGTPIPIWVSEDLEEIVCIGSIDELAQLSGVRVTDLHRESVDDITIPSRMGKGVLRRIPEVFDCWFESGAMPYAQLHYPFENKKEFEEGFPADFIAEGIDQTRGWFYTLLVLSTGLFGKPPFKNLIVNGLVLASDGQKMSKRKKNYPDPMEIISQYGADALRLYLINSPVVRAENLRFQSNGVRDILKDVFLPWYNAYRFLIQNIIRLEKEESATFSYKDEDLGSSSNIMDQWILSSMQSLLQFVKQEMHGYKLYTVVPKLVRFVELLTNWYVRSNRKRLKGDGGLEDCQKALQTLFSVIFTITRTMAPFTPFLTEQMYQNLRRIIPHLQSDDCRSIHYLMLPQPKESLINVKIEKAVSRMQTVIELARVIRDRKTMPTKYPLPELVVIHKDPEYLADVVSLQSYVTDELNVRNVTTSSDKVKYGVKLRAEPDHVALGKRLKGDFKKMMAAIQKLTDVQVEDFISSGSIQLMGHVLKTGDIRVIYQFGKENSQYEAHTDNDVLVLLDVTPDQSMLDEGVAREVVNRIQKLRKKVGVADEVTVYYDVRGSDNYLRDITEKHGSNISSNIKSPFKQHPIPPSDIIINETMQLKGSELELTLVRGHEESTNGPMCKYLNVQIRSNGLLTGEFCCLCCRRDFVLCGPGTDMLGT